From Brassica oleracea var. oleracea cultivar TO1000 chromosome C3, BOL, whole genome shotgun sequence, a single genomic window includes:
- the LOC106336235 gene encoding 15-cis-phytoene desaturase, chloroplastic/chromoplastic-like, producing MVVFGNVSAANLPYQNGFLKAVSSGGCDLMGHRSFKISTSFKTRTRRRRGAGPLQVVCVDIPRPELENTVNFLEAASLSASFRSAPRPAKPLKVVIAGAGLAGLSTAKYLADAGHKPLLLEARDVLGGKIAAWKDEDGDWYETGLHIFFGAYPNVQNLFGELGINDRLQWKEHSMIFAMPSKPGEFSRFDFPDVLPAPLNGIWAILRNNEMLTWPEKIKFAIGLLPAMVGGQTYVEAQDGLSVEQWMRKQGVPDRVTDEVFIAMSKALNFINPDELSMQCILIALNRFLQEKHGSKMAFLDGNPPERLCMPIVEHIRSLGGEVRLNSRIRKIELEDDGTVKSFLLTDGTTIQGDAYVFATPVDILKLLLPDSWKEIPYFKRLEKLVGVPVINVHIWFDRKLKNTYDHLLFSRSNLLSVYADMSLTCKEYYDPNRSMLELVFAPAEEWISRTDSDIIDATMKELERLFPDEIAADQSKAKILKYHVVKTPRSVYKTIPDCEPCRPLQRSPIKGFYLAGDYTKQKYLASMEGAVLSGKFCSQSILQDYELMAASSGTQKLSEATLST from the exons ATGGTTGTGTTTGGGAATGTTTCCGCGGCGAATTTGCCTTATCAAAATGGGTTTTTGAAGGCAGTTTCATCTGGAGGTTGTGATTTAATGGGACACCGCAGCTTCAAAATTTCAACTTCTTTTAAGACAAGAACAAGGAGGAGGAGGGGTGCTGGTCCTTTGCAG GTAGTTTGTGTGGATATACCAAGGCCAGAGCTAGAGAACACTGTCAACTTCTTGGAAGCTGCAAGTTTGTCTGCATCTTTCCGTAGTGCTCCTCGTCCTGCAAAGCCTTTAAAAGTTGTGATCGCTGGTGCTG GATTGGCTGGATTGTCAACAGCAAAGTACCTGGCTGATGCAGGACATAAACCTCTGTTGCTTGAAGCAAGAGATGTTCTTGGTGGAAAG ATAGCTGCATGGAAGGATGAAGATGGAGATTGGTATGAAACCGGTTTACATATATTTT TTGGTGCATATCCGAATGTGCAAAACTTATTTGGAGAACTTGGGATCAATGATCGGTTGCAGTGGAAGGAACACTCCATGATCTTCGCCATGCCAAGTAAACCTGGAGAATTTAGTAGATTTGATTTCCCAGATGTCCTACCAGCACCCTTAAACG GTATATGGGCTATATTGAGGAACAACGAGATGCTGACATGGCCAGAGAAAATAAAGTTTGCTATTGGACTTCTTCCGGCTATGGTCGGAGGTCAGACTTATGTTGAGGCTCAAGATGGTTTATCAGTTGAACAATGGATGCGAAAGCAG GGAGTACCTGATCGAGTGACTGATGAGGTGTTCATTGCCATGTCAAAGGCCCTAAACTTTATAAACCCGGACGAACTTTCAATGCAATGTATTTTGATAGCTTTGAATCGGTTTCTTCAG GAGAAACATGGGTCGAAGATGGCGTTCTTAGATGGTAATCCACCGGAGAGGCTTTGTATGCCAATAGTGGAACATATTCGATCACTAGGTGGTGAAGTACGTCTTAACTCAAGGATAAGGAAGATTGAGCTCGAGGATGATGGTACTGTTAAGAGTTTCTTACTCACTGATGGAACCACTATCCAAGGAGACGCTTATGTCTTTGCCACTCCAG TCGATATCCTGAAGCTTCTTTTACCGGATTCTTGGAAAGAGATACCATACTTCAAGAGATTGGAGAAGTTAGTTGGTGTGCCAGTTATTAACGTTCATATATG GTTTGATCGAAAACTGAAGAACACATATGATCATTTACTCTTTAGTAG AAGTAACCTTCTGAGTGTGTATGCTGACATGTCGTTAACATGTAAGGAATATTACGATCCTAACCGGTCAATGCTGGAGTTAGTATTTGCACCTGCAGAGGAATGGATATCACGGACCGACTCTGACATCATTGATGCAACGATGAAAGAGCTCGAGAGACTCTTCCCTGACGAAATCGCTGCTGACCAAAGCAAGGCTAAGATTCTCAAGTACCATGTCGTCAAAACTCCAAG GTCTGTGTACAAGACGATCCCAGACTGTGAACCATGTCGGCCACTACAAAGATCTCCTATTAAAGGATTCTACTTAGCTGGGGATTATACTAAACAGAAGTACTTAGCTTCCATGGAAGGCGCCGTTCTCTCTGGCAAATTCTGCTCACAGTCTATTCTACAG GATTACGAGCTAATGGCTGCTTCCTCTGGAACGCAAAAGTTGTCGGAGGCGACTCTATCAACATAA
- the LOC106329413 gene encoding uncharacterized protein LOC106329413, translated as MDSQEHNITQHSPGGGKSHVCSKCGWNYPNPHPSAKNRRAHKKICGTIKGFEILGSEQANQNLDLQKGHCLDDEPKTPSPRVVDERIGDIISEEDVFADAVCEFSSSLVSDSVKEKEEETAANGMAKSATDLGETQECNKSPEVVKESLDVLLPVQVLENFPSSAEAADTCGESSSQVIHDGRSTISNVGLEAECKGNVADESESRLAASALGKRVDTSWNDEVIYSDLEGPHGFEEMNMNPPGEADDYTAVSDKNPVDTPPVETIADQVINTSLSALDAIPFAENAHVSLHGTKALEDELPLEDLSIGRDVPSPDKTEPQGQSPSAENIVMPKIDPEETVESSFGVGASQETVESETVRTSLPAVDPFVADSNADVSHSDLISPESELTQANVVADEEKSTISELSSQSSCAVEHYVSPVSVVSEGDEPPSVQNKSSTETSKDSTLQIGAEACESTAEEDCTKTNQKLVESGRTESNRVVGGLGVIQANEIDGNLKTHNNYAEVPVTIESNDHRDFGRLQNLSEAHIRSLVLSPIVTRDNAVSGHSEPENESQSSSLDVGLSKNQEITTSWSTAKEQHVPLKNLLNEARSPRVEATTSILRVSAILEQGTSPEDEGGWPERREVSEEWNSPAKYPAERKVKGRPFWVPFVCCSSSK; from the exons ATGGATTCTCAGGAACACAACATTACACAACACTCTCCAG GAGGAGGTAAGAGCCATGTCTGCAGTAAATGTGGTTGGAATTACCCAAATCCACATCCTAGTGCTAAAAACCGGCGTGCCCACAAGAAAATATGTGGAACCATCAAAGGGTTTGAGATCCTTGGTTCCGAGCAGGCCAACCAGAATCTTGATTTGCAGAAAGGGCATTGTTTGGATGATGAACCAAAAACCCCAA GTCCAAGAGTTGTGGATGAGAGAATTGGTGATATAATAAGTGAAGAAGATGTGTTTGCAGATGCTGTTTGTGAATTTTCTAGCAGCCTTGTGTCTGATTCTGTCAAGGAAAAGGAGGAGGAGACAGCAGCAAATGGTATGGCAAAGAGTGCTACGGATCTTG GTGAAACTCAGGAGTGCAACAAAAGCCCTGAAGTGGTTAAAGAGAGTTTGGATGTTCTTCTACCTGTCCAAGTCCTTGAGAATTTCCCAAGTTCAGCTGAAGCAGCGGATACATGTGGAGAAAGTTCATCTCAGGTCATTCATGATGGTCGTAGTACCATATCAAATGTTGGATTAGAGGCAGAATGCAAAGGCAATGTAGCGGATGAATCTGAATCTAGGTTGGCAGCATCTGCATTAGGAAAGAGAGTGGATACTTCATGGAACGATGAAGTCATTTACTCGGACTTGGAGGGTCCCCATGGATTTGAAGAAATGAATATGAATCCTCCTGGTGAAGCTGATGACTATACAGCAGTGAGTGATAAGAATCCGGTCGATACTCCTCCTGTAGAAACCATTGCAGACCAAGTTATCAACACCAGTCTATCTGCTCTTGATGCCATACCTTTTGCTGAAAATGCTCATGTCTCTTTGCATGGTACCAAAGCCCTTGAAGACGAGCTTCCCTTGGAAGACTTAAGTATCGGCAGGGATGTTCCTTCACCAGACAAAACTGAACCTCAGGGCCAATCCCCCAGCGCAGAGAACATAGTAATGCCTAAGATTGACCCTGAAGAAACTGTTGAATCATCTTTTGGTGTTGGTGCTTCCCAAGAAACTGTTGAATCAGAAACCGTGAGAACTTCCCTACCTGCGGTAGATCCTTTTGTTGCTGACTCGAATGCTGATGTGAGCCATTCAGATCTCATTTCTCCTGAGAGTGAACTTACTCAAGCAAATGTTGTAGCTGATGAGGAGAAGAGCACAATTAGCGAGCTCAGTTCTCAATCCTCTTGTGCTGTTGAACACTATGTTTCTCCGGTGTCTGTTGTATCGGAGGGAGATGAACCACCAAGTGTTCAGAATAAAAGTTCAACAGAAACATCTAAAGACTCCACCCTCCAAATCGGTGCTGAAGCTTGTGAAAGTACTGCTGAAGAAGATTGCACTAAAACTAATCAGAAGTTGGTGGAAAGCGGAAGGACAGAATCCAATAGAGTTGTTGGTGGCTTAGGGGTTATTCAAGCAAATGAGATTGACGGTAACCTCAAAACACACAACAATTATGCTGAGGTCCCTGTGACAATTGAATCAAATGACCATAGAGATTTCGGGAGGTTGCAGAATCTTTCAGAAGCACACATTAGATCTCTGGTTTTGAGTCCGATAGTCACTAGAGATAATGCCGTTTCAG GACATAGTGAACCTGAAAACGAATCTCAGTCGTCATCACTTGATGTTGGTCTGTCGAAGAACCAAGAGATCACAACAAGCTGGAGCACAGCAAAGGAGCAGCATGTTCCGCTGAAGAACCTTTTGAACGAAGCAAGGTCACCAAGGGTAGAGGCAACAACCAGCATACTGAGAGTGAGTGCGATACTGGAGCAAGGGACATCCCCTGAAGACGAGGGTGGGTGGCCAGAGAGGAGAGAAGTGAGTGAGGAGTGGAACTCGCCAGCAAAGTATCCAGCGGAGAGGAAAGTGAAAGGAAGACCCTTTTGGGTTCCATTCGTGTGTTGTTCCTCTTCTAAGTAA